The genomic DNA ACCGCTCCAGGAATCCCTCCAACTACGCGATCATGACCATTTCCGAAGGGGCCCATACCGTGGGCGGGACGGTGACGGAGACGGGCATAGAGGACGCCTACGGCCACAAGAAGCTGGGAGGCGTCGGCTACCTCGTTTCCCAGGAGATAAAGCAGCGTTCCGGTGTGAACGTCATCTACCAGCAGCTTGCCTACATGATGCGGTCCGGCGCGCCTGATTCCCTCGACCGGATGGTCGCGGTGTCCTACGGCAGCCTTGCCCTCGACCAGATAGCCATGGGCCACAGGGGCCGCATGGTTGCCCTCCAGCAGGCGATATACACAACCGTCCCGCTGGACATGGTCGTGGCGGCCAAGAAGCAGGTGGACGTCACCGCGCTGTACGACGTGGAAACATACCGTCCCAAGGTGCGCGATACGCTCGGGAAACCGATGTTTCTGTATTGAGAAGACAGGTAATGGGTAATGGGCTATAGGTGATGGGAAAGACA from Syntrophorhabdus sp. includes the following:
- a CDS encoding phosphofructokinase, yielding RSRNPSNYAIMTISEGAHTVGGTVTETGIEDAYGHKKLGGVGYLVSQEIKQRSGVNVIYQQLAYMMRSGAPDSLDRMVAVSYGSLALDQIAMGHRGRMVALQQAIYTTVPLDMVVAAKKQVDVTALYDVETYRPKVRDTLGKPMFLY